Proteins encoded within one genomic window of Etheostoma cragini isolate CJK2018 chromosome 21, CSU_Ecrag_1.0, whole genome shotgun sequence:
- the vps25 gene encoding vacuolar protein-sorting-associated protein 25 produces the protein MSFEWPWQYNFPPFFTLQPNVETRQKQLAAWCSLALSYCRHHKLYTLDVMEAQESPVFNNKKIERKLSMEAIQVVFEELRKKGNLDWLDKNKSRCLVMWRQPEEWGKLIYQWVSKNGMVNSVFTLYELSNGDDTEGEEFHGLEEWMLLRSLQALQTDGKAEIITMDDGKGVKFF, from the exons ATGAGTTTTGAGTGGCCCTGGCAATACAATTTCCCACCGTTTTTTAC GCTACAGCCTAATGTTGAAACAAGACAGAAACAGCTGGCAGCATGGTGTTCCCTGGCTCTGTCTTATTGCCGGCATCACAAGCTCTACACCCTGGACGTCATGGAGGCTCAAGAAAGCCCTGTGTTCAACAACAAGAAGATAGAAC GAAAACTGTCAATGGAAGCAATTCAAGTTGTGTTTGAGGAGTTGAGGAAAAAAG GGAACCTTGACTGGTTGGACAAAAACAAGTCTCGGTGTTTAGTCATGTGGAGACAACCAGAGGAATGGGGAAAGTTAATATACCAGTGG GTTTCCAAAAACGGGATGGTTAACTCTGTGTTTACACTTTATGAGTTGTCCAATGGGGACGACACAGAAGGTGAAG AGTTCCACGGTTTAGAAGAGTGGATGCTGCTGCGCTCGTTGCAGGCTTTACAAACCGACGGCAAAGCAGAGATTATTACCATGGATGATGGAAAGGGGGTCAAATTCTTCTGA